One Mycobacterium marseillense DNA window includes the following coding sequences:
- a CDS encoding FAD-dependent oxidoreductase, with product MAEVLQTQVCVAGGGPAGLVHALLLARAGIRVVVLEKHNDFLRDFRGDTVHPSTLRIMDELGLVDELLRLPHTKVDRVAFDTDGSIRTFGNFGVLKRLGFKQPYIALMPQWDFLDFLAEKASAYPEFTLIRNAEVKDLIFDGGRVVGVRTPELEVRCDLVVGADGRKSAVRAAAGLEVARAHSPMDVLWFRLNWRPGDPQELYGVARKGFIMALIYRGDYWQIAHLMPKGSNPRDGSLEAFKERIVTARPQLREHVNDLRSWDETSQLDVRVDRLKTWWRTGLLCIGDAAHAMSPIGGVGINLAVADAVAAANILSAPLREGRLRDTDLAKVQRRRELPARVIQAIQVVAQDRAIAPNLNGDLSPIPIPAIVGRGPLQSIPPIAFGRGLRPEHVRTPDMHTA from the coding sequence GTGGCGGAAGTCCTTCAGACCCAGGTATGTGTCGCCGGTGGGGGCCCCGCCGGCCTGGTTCACGCGCTCTTGCTCGCCCGCGCCGGAATTCGGGTTGTGGTTTTGGAGAAACACAATGACTTCCTGCGCGACTTCCGCGGCGACACGGTGCATCCGAGCACCCTGCGGATCATGGACGAGCTCGGGTTGGTCGACGAGCTGCTGCGGCTGCCGCACACCAAAGTCGACCGGGTCGCGTTTGACACCGACGGGTCCATTCGCACCTTCGGCAACTTCGGTGTGCTCAAACGGCTGGGTTTCAAGCAGCCCTACATCGCGTTGATGCCGCAGTGGGACTTCCTCGACTTTCTCGCCGAAAAAGCTTCCGCCTACCCGGAATTCACGCTGATCCGCAACGCCGAGGTCAAAGACCTGATCTTCGACGGCGGCCGGGTGGTCGGGGTGCGCACGCCCGAGCTCGAGGTGCGCTGCGACCTGGTGGTCGGCGCGGACGGGCGCAAATCGGCGGTCCGGGCCGCGGCCGGGCTGGAGGTCGCCCGGGCGCACTCGCCGATGGACGTGCTGTGGTTCCGGCTGAACTGGCGTCCCGGCGATCCGCAGGAGCTGTACGGCGTGGCCCGCAAAGGCTTCATCATGGCCCTGATCTACCGGGGCGACTACTGGCAGATCGCCCATCTAATGCCGAAGGGATCGAACCCCCGCGACGGATCGCTCGAGGCATTCAAAGAGCGCATCGTGACGGCACGGCCTCAGCTACGCGAACACGTCAACGACCTTCGCTCCTGGGACGAGACCAGTCAGCTCGACGTGCGGGTGGACCGGCTCAAGACGTGGTGGCGCACCGGCCTGCTCTGCATCGGCGATGCGGCCCATGCCATGTCACCGATCGGTGGCGTCGGGATCAACCTCGCCGTCGCCGACGCGGTGGCGGCGGCCAACATCCTGAGCGCCCCGCTGCGCGAAGGCCGGCTGCGCGACACCGACCTCGCCAAGGTGCAGCGCCGCCGCGAGCTGCCAGCCCGGGTCATCCAGGCCATTCAGGTGGTCGCCCAGGACCGGGCGATCGCCCCCAACTTGAACGGCGACCTGTCCCCCATCCCCATTCCCGCGATC
- a CDS encoding heme-binding protein produces the protein MGSFVRPAARAVAGGMAACAASVAMLFPAAGSAAADVPMDDPEPAPVSSLPNCTAADLAQVSAGVAAATSAYLFTHPDVNAYFTSLKGQPRSDMRDQLKQYMDANPQTHTDLEGIRQPLTDFQNRCR, from the coding sequence ATGGGGTCTTTTGTTCGCCCGGCAGCCCGGGCCGTTGCCGGCGGCATGGCGGCCTGCGCGGCCAGTGTGGCAATGCTTTTCCCGGCGGCCGGTTCGGCAGCGGCGGACGTGCCGATGGACGATCCGGAGCCGGCCCCCGTGTCGTCGCTGCCCAATTGCACGGCGGCCGATCTGGCCCAGGTTTCGGCGGGCGTCGCCGCGGCCACGTCGGCCTACCTGTTCACGCATCCGGACGTCAACGCGTACTTCACCAGTTTGAAGGGCCAACCGCGCAGCGACATGCGTGATCAGTTGAAGCAGTACATGGATGCCAACCCCCAGACCCATACCGACCTCGAGGGCATTCGCCAGCCGCTGACGGACTTCCAGAATCGGTGCCGCTGA
- a CDS encoding 1,4-beta-xylanase, giving the protein MHRRMVLKLPLLAAGGIALARAPHASAQPPRTSPQASRWSPERANRWYQAQGWPVGANYITSNAINQLEMFQADTFDPRRIDTELGWAQSNGFNAVRVFLHDLLWAQDHRGFQGRLARFVDIAAHHGIKPLFVLFDSCWDPFPQPGPQRAPRPGIHNSGWVQSPGAARLDDRGYVRTLRGYVTGVLTQFRNDDRILGWDLWNEPDNPADTYASVERKDKLDLVANLLPQVFEWARLVDPRQPLTSGVWHGEWADPASRSVIAGIQLDNSDVITFHCYGEPAEFERRIDQLVPLGRPILCTEYMARPLGSTVQNILPIAKRAGVGAFNWGFVAGKTQTYFPWDSWDQPNPDPAMPQEWFHDLLGPDGRPFRDTEIQTILELSDLAMHLQPPPAG; this is encoded by the coding sequence GTGCACCGTCGAATGGTGTTGAAGTTGCCGCTGTTAGCGGCAGGAGGCATTGCTTTGGCCCGCGCACCACATGCGTCAGCGCAGCCCCCGCGCACCTCACCGCAGGCCAGCCGCTGGTCGCCCGAGCGGGCCAACCGCTGGTATCAAGCGCAGGGTTGGCCGGTGGGCGCGAACTACATCACGTCCAACGCCATCAACCAGCTGGAGATGTTTCAGGCCGACACGTTCGATCCCCGGCGCATCGACACCGAATTGGGCTGGGCCCAGTCCAACGGCTTCAACGCGGTGCGGGTCTTCCTGCACGACCTGCTCTGGGCGCAGGACCACCGCGGGTTCCAGGGCCGTCTCGCGCGGTTCGTCGACATCGCGGCCCACCACGGCATCAAACCGCTGTTCGTCTTGTTCGATTCGTGTTGGGATCCGTTCCCGCAGCCGGGTCCGCAGCGCGCGCCCCGGCCCGGTATCCACAACTCCGGTTGGGTGCAGAGCCCGGGCGCCGCGCGCCTCGACGACCGCGGCTACGTCCGCACCCTGCGCGGGTATGTCACCGGCGTCCTGACCCAATTCCGCAATGACGACCGCATTTTGGGCTGGGACCTGTGGAACGAACCGGACAATCCCGCGGACACCTACGCGTCGGTGGAGCGCAAGGACAAGCTCGACCTGGTCGCCAACCTGCTCCCTCAGGTGTTCGAGTGGGCGCGGCTGGTCGATCCGCGCCAGCCGTTGACGAGCGGCGTCTGGCACGGCGAGTGGGCCGACCCGGCAAGCCGCAGCGTCATCGCCGGCATCCAGCTCGACAACTCCGACGTCATCACCTTCCACTGCTACGGCGAACCGGCGGAGTTCGAGAGGCGCATCGACCAGCTCGTCCCGCTCGGGCGGCCGATCCTGTGCACCGAGTACATGGCCCGGCCGCTGGGCAGCACGGTGCAAAACATCCTGCCGATCGCCAAGCGCGCCGGCGTCGGCGCATTCAATTGGGGATTCGTGGCCGGCAAGACCCAGACGTACTTTCCCTGGGACTCCTGGGACCAGCCGAACCCGGATCCGGCGATGCCGCAGGAATGGTTTCACGACCTGCTCGGCCCCGACGGACGGCCGTTCCGCGACACCGAGATTCAGACGATCCTCGAGTTGAGCGACCTGGCGATGCATCTGCAGCCGCCGCCGGCCGGCTGA